GGTCCACCAGCGGCTACCCCAGAACCTTCTACTGCAGGTTTCATAAGGATACGGCCACCACCGAATACCCCAATCACTTCGTGAGGGATACTAGAACCAACCATAGGCACTTCAACTAAGTTTTTCTTCGCGTCTTCGATCGCTTTACGGATTGCTTCTGGCACTTCTTGTGCTTTACCAGTCCCAAAGCCAACGTGACCGTTTTTATCTCCCACAACAACTAATGCTGCAAAGCGTAGACGACGTCCACCTTTAACAACTTTTGTTACACGGTTGATAGAAACCACGCGGTCTTCTAATTCCAAGTGTTTTGGATCAATATAAACCATGAATGGTGTTCCTCCTTCTCCTAAAATTCTAGTCCATTTTCACGCGCTGCTTCAGCTAAAGCTTGCACGCGGCCATGGTAAAGGTATCCACCACGGTCAAAGACTACTACTTTAACGCCTT
The DNA window shown above is from Enterococcus sp. 12C11_DIV0727 and carries:
- the rpsE gene encoding 30S ribosomal protein S5; translation: MVYIDPKHLELEDRVVSINRVTKVVKGGRRLRFAALVVVGDKNGHVGFGTGKAQEVPEAIRKAIEDAKKNLVEVPMVGSSIPHEVIGVFGGGRILMKPAVEGSGVAAGGPVRAVLELAGVADITSKSLGSNTPINVVRATVEGLKQLKRAEEVAALRGKSVEEILG